The nucleotide window CTCGTCATCCCCAAAGAAAGGGCGCTGGCAATGGAGATGCGTGGCATGGGGTGATATCCCCCAGTGAAGGAAACAGGGAGTGCAGCGCGACGAACCACGCGATCGAAGAGACGCACTAAATCCAAATGGCTCAATAGACGCAACTCGCCCACTTTACCCAACTTTACGCGAAAACGTTGCGCCCGCTCAGTGTGGGGTTTAAATTGCCCCTCAAACGTCGGAATCGGTGGCGGTTCGTAGACGACATTTTGCCCAAACTCCGTACCGCAGATGCCGCACAGAGAACAGCCCTCAAAAGCACAGTCGGGAACAATTGTCGCTTCTAGCGCCTTTTGCAAATCCCCTTTGAGCCATTCCTTATCAATTCCCGTATTAATATGATCCCAGGGCAAACGCGCATTTAACCGCTCGTCCCAACTGTATTGAGGGCGCTTGCGTTTCGATTCGATGCGTTCGTTTTGGGAGTCCATCACATTCCACTCCCCCTCTTTAATCTGGCGATATTTCCAATCAACATTGGAGTCGGCAATTGCCTGTTCCCATGCTGCAAAAGCCCGCTCTAAACTCTCCATCCACGCATCCATTCCCGCACCCAACTCCCAAGCGCGACGTACCACAGGAGCCAATCTTCTGTCGCCGCGTCCGAGAAAGTCTTCCATTGCAGAGATACGAACGTCCGTAAAGTTCGCTTTCACCCCTTTAATCCTGCGCAATTCTGCCCTGAGAAGCTGCTGTTTGCGCAGAAACTCCTCTGTTGAGACAGAGTGCCATTGAAAGGGCGTGTGGGGTTTGGGGGTGAAATTGGAGATGGTAACGGTGAAATTGAGGCGCTTTCGTCCTTGCATAGTACATTCACGACGCAACCAACGCAGGGTTTCCGCAATACCAATTACATCCACATCGGTTTCCCCTGGCAAACCGATCATAAAGTAGAGTTTGACTTTATCCCAACCCTGTTCGACGGCGGTTTTAATGCCTCGTAATAACTCTTCATTGGTGAGTCCTTTGTTTACCACGTCGCGCATTCGCTGGGTTCCCGCTTCCGGTGCAAACGTGAGGCTGGGTTGCCGCGTTCCCCCTAAAATATTGGCAATATTTTCATCAAATCGATCGACGCGCTGGCTGGGAAGGGAGAGGGAAATGTTTTCATCCTTAAGGCGGTTTTTGATTTCCATCCCTACTGCGGGAAGGGCAAGGTAGTCGGAACAACTGAGAGAGAGGAGGGAGAATTCGTTGTATCCGGTTTCCCGCATTCCCTTTTCAATGGCATTCACCACCTTTTCTGGTTCTACATCTCTCGCGGGACGAGTGAGCATTCCCGGTTGGCAGAAGCGACACCCTCGCGTGCATCCTCTGCGAATTTCTACGGTTAATCTGTTGTGAACGGTTTCCACAAAGGGGACTAACCCGATGGAGTGTTCTGGTACGGGGGTGGCAACACGGCGCAAAATGCGTTCGGGTACATCGGGACGATTGGGATGCACTGAACCATCTTCTGCCATGTCGTAGAACATGGGGACGTACACGCCGGGAACTTGAGCGAGTTTGAGTAATAATTCTTCTCTAGAGAGTCCTGCGGCTTTCCCTTCTCGAATCGCTACGCCAATTTCGGGAAGAACTTCTTCGCCGTCTCCAAGCGCCATAAAATCGAAAAAGTCGGCGTAGGGTTCGGGGTTGGAGGTGGCGGTTTGTCCCCCGGCAAAAATAAGTGGATAGTTAGATTTTGGATTTTGCGTTGAGTTTTCCCCGTGTCTCCCCGTCTCCCTGTCTCCCCTACACCCCTGCACCTCTGCTTCTCCACAGAGGCGTTCTTTCCAGGTCAAAGGAATCCCGGCAAGATCGAGCATTTCCAAGATATTTGTCGCACCGAGTTCGTAGCTCAGGCTAAATCCTAGAATATCAAAATCGGTGAGGGAACGGCGCGATTCTAGTGCAAATAGGGGGGTTTGGGTTTCGCGTAATTTCTGGGCGAGGTCGGGTGCGGGAAGATAGGCGCGATCGCACAGTTGTTGGAATTGAGCGTTTAAAATATTGTAGAGAATGATATGCCCTAAGTTGGAAGCCCCTACTTCGTAGACTTCCGGGTAGGTGAGAACCCAACGAACTTCAGCCTCTTCCCAGGGTTTATGCACCGCGCCGAGTTCGTTCCCCAGGTAACGTGCGGGTTTAATAATTTCTGGGGTGAGAAGTTTTTCTACGGAAACTGCCACGATACAACCCTCCAAATCGATAGATCGCGTTTTTTACTATAACGAATCTTTGGAAGGAAACTTGAAACCCGCTCTTTATTTCAATATTGCAATTTTGCTTCGATGCACACCTCAGAACGCTAATAATGGACTGCCAACCAAATTGTTTCGCTATTGGGATCTGTCCAATCAACCCGATGTTTTTTGTGAGGTGGAATGTTGATATAGCTTCCCTCTGTCAGTCGAACCGCCTCATTATCCTCGAATAAGAGAATCGCTTCGCCTTTGAGAACAATAACCCACTCGCTGGATTCTGGGTCGTACCATCCAATTTTGGGCGAGGTATGACCTTTTGAGATGATTCTCTCGATCTTTACGGTTTCGCTCTTGGCGAGGATTTCAAATACTTCTTCTCCAAGGTTTTTGGGCAATCCTTCAAATATATTTTTCATTGAAATGATTTTATCGCTCTTTAACCCTCTTCCGTCAGACTGGGGTCAAACAACGTTTTCTCGTTAGCTGTACCGACGCAAATTCGTCAAATTTACTGAGAGTGATGAAAGAGCGCTAAAGGGGGGAGACACGGGGAATTTTTATAATGGGCAATTTGAAGTATTTGATATGACCTCAACAACGCGACCGCGATCGACACTAACAATTACGAGGGGTTCGACTTGGTTGGAGCGCGGGACTGAGAGCTGCACCAAACCCCGCATCAGTTAAATTACGTTCTGTGTATCTTTGGATTCAAGGCGTAATGAAGGAACGACCAATAAGAAACCAACACTCCGATCGCGCGAAACCAAAGTATTGCGTCCCATTTATTTTGCAATTCCCGAATCATTAACTCCGATTCAGCGCCGTTTGAGATAGAGACGCTCCCATGATGTATCGAAATGGAAGTGACGAGGACTAACGCGAAGTATATCGCTAAACTAATTAAGCCAATTCTGAGCAGATAAGATTCTGAGCGAGAGGGAGGGATAAGGTTCAAAATAACCGCAAAGGTCAGCATTATCAGGAAAATCACGGGCATTACCTTGATGGCTTGGAGGTGAATGCTTCCCATTATTTCTAAAGCGGCGCGATCGCTAATTTGGGACAGAGCGGGTTTCATGACAATGAGCCACAAAAAGTCCGCTCCCACACTGATAGCGAGTAGGGTTAACACGCCAATTAAAGCAATGGTTTCTAAGCTCATACACCTACTATCTTTCCGCCGCGATCGCGAGTTTAATGCCTTTGAGCTGTCGCAAGCGATCCATCACCTCAACTACGCGACCGTGATCGACGCTGCGGTCGGCGTTAACAATCACGAGGGGTTCGGTTCCGGGTGCAATTTCCTGCTGAATGGTTTCTTGCAACGCTTGTAGTTCGAGGGGTTTGCGATTGAGGGAAATTTCTCCTTCTTCGTCAATGGTAACGGTAATTTCTGCGCTTTTTTGAGCTTGTGCGGTGGCTGCTTTGGGTAAGTTGACATCCAATCCTTCCGAACGGGTCAAAAATAGCGTGGAGATAATGAAAAACGCCAAAATGGAGAAGATTACATCGATCATCGGCACGATATTAATCTCTAGGCGGCTTTCTGGCTCATTGGGCAGTTGCATACGCCTCTTCTCCTTGTTTGTTTTTCTCGTAGTGGCGGCGATAGAGTAATTCCAATTGACCGCCATATTCCTGAATTAATGCCAGTTGACGCAGATATAAGCCGCGAAACATATTGGCAAACAGGAGGGTGAAAATGGCAACGACCAATCCCATCACTGTTGACGTTAAGGCTTCGCTAATCCCCCCGGTTACGCCTGTTGTCCGCGATCCCCCAACGTCGCCAATTTGTAGGGAGGCAAAGGCACCGATTAAGCCCAAAATCGTCCCTAATAATCCCAGTAGGGGAGAAACGCTGATAATTGTCTCGAATACTGTATTAAACCGCTTCAGGGTGGGTAATTCTGCTTGCGAGGCGCTTTCGAGGGCGAGGCGGAATTCTTCGGGGGTGGGGCGATCGAGTTCGAGAGCTTCGAGGAAAATGCGGCAGATGGGGAGTTTGGAGTTTTGTCGGAGTCGCGCGATCGCGTCGTAGGGTTCTGCTTGATAGGTTCTCAGAACGCTCTGTATGACTCTGCGCTGGTGGCGATTGACTGTTAACCAAAAGTAGAGGCGCTCGACAATCAGGGCAACCGAGACGATGGAAAATCCCAGCAGGGGCCAAGCGACAATGCCGCCAGCAATGAAAAAATTCTCAATAGACATTGTAAATAAATGAAGCTTGTTGAGATTGAACTAAAGTTATTGCCATATTTTACGGCATAAATTGATAATTACTATCAATAAATTTTAAAAATAAACTCTATTATTGCGATCGCGAAAAATCCATAAAATTCGATAAATCTTCTAAATTGTAGTCTTGGAAAGACTCATGAGAGATCGAGAAATCGAAGAACAGTTGAGATGTTGCAATATTTAGTGAGAATAGAGGCATTATTATGTTTATTGCTTTTATTTTCATTAAAATCAACTACGATAAGCTCTGCGAGATCGCGAATCCTGTCGTTCACTGACCGAATGCTTCATCATCCGGCATGATTGTGTCTGCATTTCGGAGACGATGTATAGCGAAGCTACCTATACCCAGAAAGACTAAACACAAGGCATTCAGCACGTACAACAAAGAAATTCCACTTCCGGTTGTCGCACCTACGAGAGGATGAAAAAGTGAGGAAAACCAGTTTTTTGAGAGTACGATCGGTTCAAAGACGCGATCGGCAAGCAATCCCGCACTTAAGCTTGCGGATGACCCGATCGCTAATCCAATGAGGTAGTCTGCTGCCAAAACTCGCCCTTGGAGTTCTGGTGCAACTTTCGCATACCAAACTGCCATATAGGAACTAAAAATCAGGGGACTGTGGAACGACGATCCAAATTGAGCGACACCCCAAATGACAGGAAGTTGCCCCAAACCGAGTAAAAGTTTGCTCAACCCCGTACCGATAAAACCGAATAACAAGCCAAATACGCGCCGCTTGAATCCGCCCCAAATGCCGAACGCGATCGCGCCCGCAACACCTCCCATTCCCGATGCGGCAACTACGATCCCCAAGATCCGTGTATCGCCTCCCGTGCGGGCTAAAATCATCGGTTGATAGAGGGTTTCTCCCATTTGATGGAGAAAAGCAAAGGCAGACATGGCGATGACCATTGCTAGCAGGCTGGGATTTGAGGCAATGTAGCGAAATCCAAAGGTTAGATCGCGCCACTTGTTTCGTTGGGCTTGTACGTCCGGATTCTCGTTCTTACGGTCAATCTGGGGAATTTGAATCGGGAAAAGCGCAAGGATCGCCATCCCAAAGGTTCCCATATCGATTAACGTAATCCCCAAAAGCCCAATTGTGGGATACAGTATCCCCGCCAATGCTGGAGCCAGAATTCCCGCTCCATAGCCCACCATTGCCCCCATGCTACTGGCACGCGCGTGGTGCTGGGGCGGCACAATCAGGGGAACGGTGGTGGAATAGGTAAGGGCTTGAACATTGCCAAAACAGCCAATAATCGCGGCGATGAGATAGATGTGCCACAGTTGCAGCATTCCAAATGCTGCGAGAATGCCCACAGAAAGAGTACAGCAAGCCGAACCCGTATCGCTAAGGATCAGGAGGTGCTTGCGAGAGACGCGATCGACGAGAATTCCGGAAAATAGCGAGATCGCGATTTGGGGAAGTTGGTAGAAAAACAGAATTAGCGCGATCGCGGTAGCCGACTCGGTTTGCTGCCACACCCAGAGAGTGAGAGCAAAGTAGGTCATGCTGCTGCCGATGGCAGAGGCAATTTGCCCCACCCAAAGAATAATGAAAGTCTGCATTGATTTAATTGAGCGGCTATGCCACTTGGTTTAAGCGGCTAACGCGGTATTGCTTGACCGACACGGGTTTTTCCCCAGAATTTTGAGCCGTCATCACCGAACCGCAGACCTCTACTCTCCCTTCGTAGGCTCCCATGCTGCCATTGGGTGCGGTAAATTCCAGGCGAATTTCTGCCCAATCTTCGTTGGTGGTGTCTTTTTCCAAAACTTGAGCAGATTTGCTGTAGTTGAGCCAGTTCCAACCCTGTTGCATCCAAATCTCGCGTTCGAGGATTTGCTCAAACTTCGTTAGCCCCGACCAGCCTCGATAAAACTGATATAGCTCCATCACAGACCCTTCGCGTTTCACCAAATAATCGAGTACCTCTGGTTCGAGATGTCCCCAAACCTGCCCTGTGGGAAAATCTACCAGGGTGGGGGCAAACTGATGCCCGCCAAAATGAGAACATCGCCAAACCCGCAACTGGTCGCTGGCGTACTCTTTGCGAAGCTGGGAGTAAATGGGCTGCCCAAAACGGGCGCAAGCCACGTCGATGTTCCCGTGGGTACACACCATAATGTTGCGGGTAGAGTCAGCGGGCTGTTGGTAATCTAAAAACGGATGTAAATCGTCCGGCTCAAAGAGTAGAGCCTTTGCCAGGGGAACGATCTGTTCGGTCGGCAGCAAAAAGGTTTGTTTCTCAAACTGGGCAAAGCGATCGCGGGGACGGCGATAGTAGAAAACATGGGCTTGGTCGGGAACAGAATATTGTCGGTCAGGGGCAATTGCCAGAGGGAATACCCGCAGACCGCGATCGAAAGCTTCATGAAATAAGTCATGAACGGGTTTCAGGAGAGGGTCGTGATGAAAGCGCTCTTCTGTCCAGGGTTGGGGTAACTCCATCGCCAGCCAGCCATGAGTGGGGTTAGCACTGCCAATGGGATCTTCTCCGTTGGACTTAGAAACGAGCGAGCAAAACTTACATTCAGCGATGGGGTTTGGGGCGATCATTTTTACTCCAAAGGGCTATATTTACTGGGACGGAAGCAATTGCGTTTCCAATTCTTTGAGATAGAGTTCTGTACCGATGGGACCCGGTAAACCCAAACAGAGATAGGCGGGAATGAAATAGACTCGTCCGGCTTTGCTCGCATCGAGGGACTGCGCGATCGCGTTTTCTTGCCAACTCTTTTCAATGCCACTGAGTTGGCGTTCTTGAAAGTCTTCCATCCCCTCTAGTTGACTGGAATCTTTGAAGTTGTATCCCAGAACGATTGCAGAATCCGCTTCATTGAATTGAGGTAACACTTCCAGGGAAAGGGGAGGACGGAGGTTAGCATCCTGTCGATCGATTCCAGGAGGATAGATGAGTTCAAACCCCAAATCCTTCATCAAGGAGCCACAGAAGCTGTTGCCTTCGGTAATGAGAACCATCTCTTGTAGATTAGAAGCCGTAAGCATCAGAACCTTGGGATTGGTTTTGACCGCAGGTGCAAGCTTTTTGCGGGCATTGGCAATTTTTTCTTGTCTTTTCGCGATCGCGCCCTCTGCTAGTTCCGGACGACCCAACGCCTGCGCAATTGCTTGCAAATTCCCTTCCACATCAAACCACTCCAACAAAAGAGTCGGCGCGATCTCAGAGAGATTGCCATACTCTTTTTCAAGCCATTGAGAACCCACAATCAGATCGGGTTGAGTGTTGAGGATGGCTTCGATGGAGGGAGTATAAGTCAAACCCACATTCGCCGGTTGGCTTTTGACGCGATCGCCCAAATAGGGAATTTGCTGGCTGGGATTATCGTATTTTCCCTGGTGGAACGCCATCTGGTCGGCAAACCCCGCAGGCTGAACGCCCAAGGCTAACAACAACTCCAACACATTGGGCCCCAGCACAACCACGTTCTCTGGCTGACCGCAAACTTCCGTTTTGCCCGCCTCGTGTTTAATGACGCGACAATCGGCATCCGGGGAAGCAGACTGAGGCGAATTACCCGTCCCTCCACAAGAAGTGGCAATCAAAACGGTGGCAATTGCCATCGCGAACAGTCGAATGTTTCTTAAGCGCATAAGCATTAGAACTGCACAGAAATTGACCCAACCACGGAAAAGGGCGCTCCCACTGTATTACCAAAGGATCGCTCATTTGTACTGATGATGTAGTTAGTATTAAACAGATTGTTGAAATTGAGTCCCAAGCGCCAATTGTCGCGCTCGTAGAATAGGGCTGCGTTGGTCAAGAAATAGTCCCCCACTTTAAAACTATTGGCTAAATCTCCAGCGCGATCGCCCACGTAGTTGACCCCTACGCCAAATCCCAACCCCTGCAAATCGCCACTCTGAATCTCGTAAGTCGTCCACAAACCCGCACCGTGATAGGGGGCGTTGAAAAGTCGATTCCCCTCCGGAATTGTGTTATCCTTCGTGATTCTGGCATCGGTGTAAGCATAATTGGCGATTATATTCCACCCCGGTAGAATTTCCCCCGCAATATCTAGCTCAACCCCTTGACTGCGTTGCTCTCCCGTAGCGACCGAGAAAAACTGGTTATTGGGATCGGCAGTCGTAACATTCTCTTTGGTGATGTCAAAGTAGGCAAGAGTAGCTTGCAAACTGCCGTCTAGCAGCTCTGCTTTTA belongs to Lusitaniella coriacea LEGE 07157 and includes:
- a CDS encoding cupin domain-containing protein; protein product: MKNIFEGLPKNLGEEVFEILAKSETVKIERIISKGHTSPKIGWYDPESSEWVIVLKGEAILLFEDNEAVRLTEGSYINIPPHKKHRVDWTDPNSETIWLAVHY
- a CDS encoding TIGR03936 family radical SAM-associated protein; protein product: MAVSVEKLLTPEIIKPARYLGNELGAVHKPWEEAEVRWVLTYPEVYEVGASNLGHIILYNILNAQFQQLCDRAYLPAPDLAQKLRETQTPLFALESRRSLTDFDILGFSLSYELGATNILEMLDLAGIPLTWKERLCGEAEVQGCRGDRETGRHGENSTQNPKSNYPLIFAGGQTATSNPEPYADFFDFMALGDGEEVLPEIGVAIREGKAAGLSREELLLKLAQVPGVYVPMFYDMAEDGSVHPNRPDVPERILRRVATPVPEHSIGLVPFVETVHNRLTVEIRRGCTRGCRFCQPGMLTRPARDVEPEKVVNAIEKGMRETGYNEFSLLSLSCSDYLALPAVGMEIKNRLKDENISLSLPSQRVDRFDENIANILGGTRQPSLTFAPEAGTQRMRDVVNKGLTNEELLRGIKTAVEQGWDKVKLYFMIGLPGETDVDVIGIAETLRWLRRECTMQGRKRLNFTVTISNFTPKPHTPFQWHSVSTEEFLRKQQLLRAELRRIKGVKANFTDVRISAMEDFLGRGDRRLAPVVRRAWELGAGMDAWMESLERAFAAWEQAIADSNVDWKYRQIKEGEWNVMDSQNERIESKRKRPQYSWDERLNARLPWDHINTGIDKEWLKGDLQKALEATIVPDCAFEGCSLCGICGTEFGQNVVYEPPPIPTFEGQFKPHTERAQRFRVKLGKVGELRLLSHLDLVRLFDRVVRRAALPVSFTGGYHPMPRISIASALSLGMTSSGEVVDFELARRIDIEEFRAKLMEKLPGDIPVYGIEEVEVRSPSANKLLEKAEYVLTVALAQGEDSPPNTEAWQAWIDRAISSPEILFEKTTKSGKKKEVNLRDRLFSLTIEPNLPLVKENQQESISSSIKAVKLRYIGSCKNDGTVLKPEHLVYMLDRVSGQSIELLHAHRERLILEE
- a CDS encoding ExbD/TolR family protein — encoded protein: MQLPNEPESRLEINIVPMIDVIFSILAFFIISTLFLTRSEGLDVNLPKAATAQAQKSAEITVTIDEEGEISLNRKPLELQALQETIQQEIAPGTEPLVIVNADRSVDHGRVVEVMDRLRQLKGIKLAIAAER
- a CDS encoding MotA/TolQ/ExbB proton channel family protein: MSIENFFIAGGIVAWPLLGFSIVSVALIVERLYFWLTVNRHQRRVIQSVLRTYQAEPYDAIARLRQNSKLPICRIFLEALELDRPTPEEFRLALESASQAELPTLKRFNTVFETIISVSPLLGLLGTILGLIGAFASLQIGDVGGSRTTGVTGGISEALTSTVMGLVVAIFTLLFANMFRGLYLRQLALIQEYGGQLELLYRRHYEKNKQGEEAYATAQ
- a CDS encoding sucrase ferredoxin, producing the protein MIAPNPIAECKFCSLVSKSNGEDPIGSANPTHGWLAMELPQPWTEERFHHDPLLKPVHDLFHEAFDRGLRVFPLAIAPDRQYSVPDQAHVFYYRRPRDRFAQFEKQTFLLPTEQIVPLAKALLFEPDDLHPFLDYQQPADSTRNIMVCTHGNIDVACARFGQPIYSQLRKEYASDQLRVWRCSHFGGHQFAPTLVDFPTGQVWGHLEPEVLDYLVKREGSVMELYQFYRGWSGLTKFEQILEREIWMQQGWNWLNYSKSAQVLEKDTTNEDWAEIRLEFTAPNGSMGAYEGRVEVCGSVMTAQNSGEKPVSVKQYRVSRLNQVA
- a CDS encoding MFS transporter gives rise to the protein MQTFIILWVGQIASAIGSSMTYFALTLWVWQQTESATAIALILFFYQLPQIAISLFSGILVDRVSRKHLLILSDTGSACCTLSVGILAAFGMLQLWHIYLIAAIIGCFGNVQALTYSTTVPLIVPPQHHARASSMGAMVGYGAGILAPALAGILYPTIGLLGITLIDMGTFGMAILALFPIQIPQIDRKNENPDVQAQRNKWRDLTFGFRYIASNPSLLAMVIAMSAFAFLHQMGETLYQPMILARTGGDTRILGIVVAASGMGGVAGAIAFGIWGGFKRRVFGLLFGFIGTGLSKLLLGLGQLPVIWGVAQFGSSFHSPLIFSSYMAVWYAKVAPELQGRVLAADYLIGLAIGSSASLSAGLLADRVFEPIVLSKNWFSSLFHPLVGATTGSGISLLYVLNALCLVFLGIGSFAIHRLRNADTIMPDDEAFGQ
- a CDS encoding ABC transporter substrate-binding protein, coding for MLMRLRNIRLFAMAIATVLIATSCGGTGNSPQSASPDADCRVIKHEAGKTEVCGQPENVVVLGPNVLELLLALGVQPAGFADQMAFHQGKYDNPSQQIPYLGDRVKSQPANVGLTYTPSIEAILNTQPDLIVGSQWLEKEYGNLSEIAPTLLLEWFDVEGNLQAIAQALGRPELAEGAIAKRQEKIANARKKLAPAVKTNPKVLMLTASNLQEMVLITEGNSFCGSLMKDLGFELIYPPGIDRQDANLRPPLSLEVLPQFNEADSAIVLGYNFKDSSQLEGMEDFQERQLSGIEKSWQENAIAQSLDASKAGRVYFIPAYLCLGLPGPIGTELYLKELETQLLPSQ